One region of Azoarcus sp. CIB genomic DNA includes:
- the pgi gene encoding glucose-6-phosphate isomerase, protein MTSLTNSNAWRALAAHRDELGEQHLRNLFAADEGRFERFSLRGADLFLDYSKNRIVPRTLELLTALARDRGLEAARAAMFAGRRINTTEDRAVLHVALRNRSDAPVELDGRDVMPAVREVLARMGDFAEGVREGRWRGYTRETITDIVNIGIGGSDLGPAMACQALAACGHEHLTMHFVSNIDGDHLAGVLAKVKPSRTLFIVASKTFTTIETMTNAASARAWFLANGGTEAMIAKHFVAVSTNAERVAAFGIDTANMFGFWDWVGGRYSMWSAVGLPIALYIGRENFEAMLDGAHAMDRHFVEAPLEANMPVVMGLLGVWYRGFFGASSLSIAPYAQALARVPAYLQQLEMESNGKSVTCDGKPVETATCPVIWGEPGTNGQHAFFQLLHQGTDLIPVDFIAPLAASHGLPDHHRLLLANCIAQSKALMVGKTADEVRAELAAGGLTGEALEALVPHRVFPGNRPSNTLLLPDLSPRSFGALIALYEHKVFVQSIIWGINAFDQWGVELGKQIATRIAGELAGGARGEHDASTQGLIAAVRAAR, encoded by the coding sequence ATGACCTCACTGACGAATTCCAACGCCTGGCGTGCGCTTGCCGCGCATCGTGATGAGCTCGGCGAGCAGCACCTGCGCAATCTCTTCGCTGCGGACGAAGGCCGCTTCGAGCGCTTCTCGCTGCGAGGTGCAGACCTCTTCCTCGACTACTCGAAGAACCGCATCGTGCCGCGCACGCTGGAGCTGCTCACCGCGCTCGCGCGTGACCGCGGCCTCGAAGCCGCACGTGCCGCAATGTTCGCGGGCCGTCGCATCAACACCACCGAAGACCGCGCCGTCCTGCACGTCGCGCTGCGCAACCGCAGCGATGCGCCGGTCGAGCTCGACGGCCGCGACGTGATGCCTGCGGTGCGTGAGGTGCTCGCACGCATGGGCGACTTCGCCGAGGGGGTGCGCGAAGGTCGCTGGCGCGGCTACACCCGCGAAACGATCACTGACATCGTCAACATCGGCATCGGCGGCTCCGACCTCGGCCCCGCGATGGCCTGCCAGGCGCTCGCCGCCTGCGGTCACGAGCATTTGACGATGCACTTCGTCTCCAACATCGACGGCGACCATCTCGCCGGCGTGCTCGCGAAGGTGAAGCCCTCGCGCACGCTCTTCATCGTCGCCTCCAAGACCTTCACGACCATCGAGACGATGACCAACGCCGCCAGCGCGCGCGCGTGGTTCCTCGCCAACGGCGGCACCGAGGCGATGATCGCGAAGCACTTCGTCGCGGTGTCGACCAACGCCGAGCGGGTGGCGGCCTTCGGCATCGACACCGCCAACATGTTCGGCTTCTGGGACTGGGTCGGCGGGCGTTACTCGATGTGGTCGGCCGTGGGCTTGCCGATCGCGCTGTACATCGGCCGCGAGAACTTCGAGGCGATGCTCGACGGCGCACATGCGATGGACCGCCACTTCGTCGAGGCCCCGCTCGAAGCGAACATGCCGGTCGTGATGGGTCTGCTGGGCGTGTGGTACCGCGGCTTCTTCGGCGCATCGAGCCTCTCGATCGCGCCCTATGCGCAGGCGCTCGCGCGGGTGCCGGCCTACCTGCAGCAGCTCGAGATGGAGAGCAACGGCAAGTCCGTGACATGCGACGGCAAGCCGGTCGAAACCGCGACCTGCCCGGTAATCTGGGGCGAGCCCGGCACCAATGGCCAGCACGCCTTTTTCCAGTTGCTGCACCAGGGCACCGACCTGATTCCGGTGGACTTCATCGCGCCGCTCGCAGCGAGCCACGGACTCCCCGATCATCATCGCCTGCTCCTCGCGAACTGCATCGCGCAGAGCAAGGCGCTGATGGTCGGCAAGACGGCCGACGAGGTGCGCGCCGAGCTCGCGGCCGGTGGCCTGACGGGCGAGGCGCTGGAGGCGCTGGTGCCGCATCGCGTCTTCCCCGGCAACCGCCCGAGCAACACGCTGCTGCTGCCCGACCTGTCGCCGCGCTCGTTCGGCGCGCTGATCGCTCTCTACGAGCACAAGGTGTTCGTGCAGAGCATCATCTGGGGCATCAACGCCTTTGACCAGTGGGGCGTGGAACTGGGCAAGCAGATCGCGACCCGTATCGCCGGCGAGCTCGCCGGCGGGGCCCGCGGCGAGCATGATGCATCGACGCAAGGGTTGATCGCCGCCGTGCGCGCGGCGCGCTGA
- the pip gene encoding prolyl aminopeptidase: protein MQATDTSLDPTPSPPYPAIEPWQRGWLPVGGGHSIYFEQCGNPHGLPLVVLHGGPGSGCSPRMRQLFDPARFRIVLFDQRGCGRSTPRGECAHNTTDDLVADIERLRRHLGVERWLVTGGSWGAALAIAYAAAHREACLGAILRGIFLTGPADLEWFFGGAGGLFTQTWQEFDRAAPGDRQRALAERLFDAVVGPDVMVAAEAVRRWMQWEATLDGGSPAPPPEFPDVDTQTALLAKYRVQAHYLRHACFLGETRLLELAATLGSLPVTILHGAKDLVCRAENARRLHRAVPGSRLRIVPDAGHNPFAASMQQALVDAAAHFLEPSE, encoded by the coding sequence ATGCAAGCCACCGATACGTCCCTCGATCCCACGCCATCGCCGCCCTACCCGGCCATCGAGCCGTGGCAACGCGGGTGGCTCCCGGTGGGTGGAGGACATTCGATCTACTTCGAGCAGTGCGGGAATCCGCATGGCCTTCCCTTGGTCGTGCTGCACGGCGGCCCGGGCAGCGGGTGTTCGCCGCGCATGCGGCAGCTGTTCGACCCCGCGCGCTTCCGCATCGTGCTCTTCGACCAGCGCGGCTGCGGACGCAGCACGCCGCGCGGGGAATGCGCACACAACACCACGGACGATCTCGTCGCCGACATCGAGCGGCTGCGCCGGCACCTGGGGGTGGAGCGCTGGCTGGTCACGGGCGGCTCCTGGGGTGCTGCGCTCGCGATCGCGTATGCGGCGGCGCATCGGGAAGCCTGTCTCGGCGCGATTCTGCGCGGCATCTTCCTGACAGGCCCAGCGGACCTGGAGTGGTTCTTTGGCGGCGCCGGCGGACTGTTCACGCAGACATGGCAGGAGTTCGACCGGGCGGCGCCCGGCGATCGGCAGCGGGCGCTCGCGGAGCGCCTATTCGATGCCGTAGTCGGACCGGATGTGATGGTCGCAGCCGAAGCGGTGCGCCGCTGGATGCAATGGGAGGCGACGCTGGACGGCGGCTCCCCTGCCCCGCCGCCCGAGTTTCCGGACGTGGACACGCAGACGGCGCTGCTCGCGAAGTATCGGGTGCAGGCGCATTACCTGCGCCACGCGTGTTTCCTCGGCGAGACGCGCCTCCTCGAACTCGCCGCGACGCTCGGCTCCCTGCCGGTCACCATCCTTCACGGGGCGAAGGATCTCGTCTGCCGGGCCGAGAACGCCCGGCGCCTGCATCGCGCCGTGCCGGGGAGCCGGCTACGGATCGTCCCCGACGCCGGGCACAATCCCTTCGCGGCGTCGATGCAGCAGGCGCTGGTCGACGCGGCGGCGCACTTTCTGGAGCCCAGCGAATGA
- the pqqA gene encoding pyrroloquinoline quinone precursor peptide PqqA, protein MKWETPSACDFRFGFEITMYIATR, encoded by the coding sequence ATGAAATGGGAAACCCCCTCGGCTTGCGATTTCCGCTTCGGCTTTGAAATCACGATGTACATCGCGACGCGTTGA
- the pqqB gene encoding pyrroloquinoline quinone biosynthesis protein PqqB encodes MKIRVLGSAAGGGFPQWNCNCRNCDGLRRGTVRAHARTQSSIAVSGDDENWVLFNASPDVLQQIRAFPALQPARAPRDTAIRAIVLIDAQIDHTTGLLMLREHRAAHQLWCTAAVKEDLSAGNPLFNVLSHYCGLDWSEVPLFGAFAMHGVPGVGFEALPLTSNAPPYSPHRDRPRPGDNIGVTLVDARSGRRVFYAPGLGEMEPHVWATMQMADCVLVDGTLWTDDEMIRLGASKKTSRAMGHLPQSGPGGMIEWLDRLPASTRKVLIHINNTNPILDEDSAERAELAAHGIEVAYDGMELSF; translated from the coding sequence GTGAAGATCAGGGTGCTCGGTTCGGCGGCCGGCGGCGGATTCCCGCAGTGGAACTGCAACTGCCGCAACTGCGACGGCCTGCGGCGCGGAACGGTGCGCGCCCACGCACGCACGCAGTCGTCCATCGCGGTGAGCGGCGACGACGAGAACTGGGTGCTGTTCAACGCCTCGCCCGACGTCCTGCAGCAGATCCGCGCCTTTCCCGCGCTGCAGCCGGCTCGCGCGCCGCGCGACACGGCGATCCGTGCCATCGTGCTGATCGACGCGCAGATCGACCACACGACGGGGCTGCTGATGCTGCGCGAGCACCGCGCTGCGCATCAACTGTGGTGCACCGCCGCGGTGAAGGAAGACCTCTCGGCCGGCAATCCGCTTTTCAATGTCCTGTCGCATTACTGCGGCCTCGACTGGAGCGAAGTGCCGCTTTTCGGCGCCTTCGCGATGCACGGCGTGCCCGGCGTCGGTTTCGAGGCGCTGCCGCTCACCAGCAACGCGCCGCCGTATTCGCCGCACCGCGACCGTCCGCGGCCCGGCGACAACATCGGCGTGACGCTCGTCGATGCCAGGAGCGGTCGGCGGGTGTTCTACGCACCCGGCCTCGGCGAGATGGAGCCGCACGTGTGGGCAACGATGCAGATGGCCGACTGCGTGCTCGTCGACGGCACCTTGTGGACCGACGACGAGATGATCCGCCTCGGCGCGTCGAAGAAGACCTCGCGCGCGATGGGCCACCTGCCGCAGTCCGGTCCCGGTGGGATGATCGAATGGCTCGACCGCCTGCCTGCGAGCACCCGCAAGGTGCTGATCCACATCAACAACACGAACCCCATCCTCGACGAGGACAGCGCCGAACGCGCGGAGCTTGCGGCGCACGGCATCGAGGTTGCCTACGACGGCATGGAGCTGTCGTTCTGA
- the pqqC gene encoding pyrroloquinoline-quinone synthase PqqC encodes MDFDVAIEDAAARTLQACPGDAPPLSREEFEARLRGKSSSYHIHHPFHVMMAEGKLTRAQLQGWVANRFYYQIAIPVKDAAIMSNCPDREIRREWIQRILDHDGYAQLGEGGGVKDPGGIEAWIRLGEAVGLTRDDVTSLRFVVPAARFAVDAYVNFARQRPWQEAIASSLTELFAPHIHQQRIDTWPQKYPWVDVEGLQYFRNRLTQARRDVAHGLRFTLDYFSRSRALQERALEILQFKLDVLWALADAIMLSQCEIEIRGEKAGARA; translated from the coding sequence ATGGATTTCGACGTCGCGATCGAGGATGCCGCAGCGCGGACCCTGCAAGCCTGTCCGGGCGATGCGCCGCCGCTGAGCCGCGAGGAATTCGAGGCCCGCCTGCGCGGCAAGAGCTCGAGCTATCACATCCATCACCCCTTCCACGTGATGATGGCCGAGGGGAAGCTCACCCGCGCGCAGCTGCAGGGCTGGGTCGCCAACCGCTTCTACTACCAGATCGCGATTCCGGTGAAGGACGCCGCGATCATGTCCAACTGCCCGGATCGCGAGATCCGCCGCGAGTGGATCCAGCGCATCCTCGATCACGACGGCTACGCTCAGTTGGGTGAGGGTGGCGGCGTCAAGGACCCGGGCGGCATCGAGGCGTGGATCCGCCTCGGCGAGGCGGTCGGCCTCACGCGCGACGACGTTACTTCGCTGCGCTTTGTGGTGCCGGCGGCGCGCTTCGCGGTCGACGCCTATGTGAACTTCGCGCGCCAGCGGCCGTGGCAGGAGGCGATCGCGTCGAGCCTGACCGAACTTTTCGCGCCGCACATCCACCAGCAGCGCATCGACACCTGGCCGCAGAAGTATCCGTGGGTCGATGTCGAAGGGCTGCAGTATTTCCGCAATCGCCTCACGCAGGCGCGGCGCGACGTCGCCCACGGCCTGCGCTTCACGCTCGACTACTTCAGTCGCAGCCGCGCGCTGCAGGAACGGGCGCTGGAGATCCTGCAGTTCAAGCTCGACGTGCTATGGGCGCTGGCCGACGCGATCATGTTGAGCCAGTGCGAGATTGAAATACGCGGGGAGAAAGCAGGAGCGCGGGCATGA
- the pqqD gene encoding pyrroloquinoline quinone biosynthesis peptide chaperone PqqD, whose protein sequence is MSAVTATDACPRVSRRFRLQWEEAQNAWVLLYPEGMVKLNQSAGEIMRRCDGNRTVSGIVADLEQAFGASGLADDVAKFLELARGQQWIEG, encoded by the coding sequence ATGAGCGCGGTCACCGCAACGGACGCCTGCCCGCGCGTGTCGCGCCGCTTCCGCCTGCAGTGGGAGGAGGCGCAGAATGCCTGGGTGCTGCTCTATCCGGAAGGGATGGTAAAGCTCAACCAGAGCGCGGGCGAGATCATGCGCCGCTGCGACGGCAACCGCACGGTGTCGGGGATCGTCGCGGATCTGGAGCAGGCCTTCGGCGCGAGCGGGCTCGCGGACGATGTCGCGAAGTTCCTCGAACTCGCGCGCGGCCAGCAGTGGATCGAAGGGTAG
- the pqqE gene encoding pyrroloquinoline quinone biosynthesis protein PqqE, with protein sequence MSATSMPEPVAAQPGPPLWLLAELTYRCPLHCAFCYNPVDFATSGPELSTDDWLRVLREARAAGSVQCGFSGGEPMLRDDLEILVAEAHRLGFYTNLLTSGVGLTPERAAGLKAAGLDHIQLSFQDSTRELNDFLSHTRTFDLKQRVAALIKDNGWPMVMNCVIHRLNIDYIDRIIEMAVELGAEYLELANSQYYSWALLNRDQLLPTREQLERAERITNEYREKYGDRIRIFFVVPDYHETRPKKCMNGWGNVFLTVTPDGTALPCHTAKMLPGLAFPNVRELGVREIWYESEGFNRYRGDGWMKDTCRTCPDKEKDLGGCRCQAFMLAGDPAAADPVCDKSPAHGVVVEALARAESGAGRSAPLVFRDPAASRRLAAGGG encoded by the coding sequence ATGTCCGCAACAAGTATGCCGGAGCCGGTTGCGGCGCAACCCGGCCCGCCGCTGTGGCTGCTGGCGGAACTCACCTACCGCTGCCCGCTGCACTGCGCCTTCTGCTACAACCCGGTGGATTTCGCGACCAGCGGGCCGGAGCTCTCGACCGACGACTGGCTGCGGGTGCTGCGCGAGGCACGCGCCGCGGGCAGCGTGCAGTGCGGTTTCTCCGGTGGCGAACCGATGCTGCGCGACGACCTTGAGATCCTCGTCGCCGAAGCGCACCGGCTGGGCTTCTACACGAACCTGCTGACCTCGGGTGTCGGCCTCACGCCGGAGCGCGCCGCGGGGCTGAAGGCCGCGGGCCTCGATCACATCCAGCTCTCGTTCCAGGACTCGACGCGCGAGCTCAACGATTTCCTGTCGCACACCCGCACCTTCGACCTCAAGCAGCGCGTCGCGGCGCTGATCAAGGACAACGGCTGGCCGATGGTGATGAACTGCGTGATTCATCGCCTGAACATCGACTACATCGACCGCATCATCGAGATGGCGGTCGAGCTCGGCGCGGAATACCTCGAGCTCGCCAACAGCCAGTACTACTCGTGGGCGCTGCTGAACCGCGACCAGCTCCTGCCCACGCGCGAACAACTCGAGCGCGCCGAGCGCATCACCAACGAATACCGGGAAAAGTACGGCGACCGCATCCGCATCTTCTTCGTCGTGCCCGACTACCACGAGACGCGCCCGAAGAAATGCATGAACGGCTGGGGCAATGTCTTCCTCACCGTGACCCCCGACGGCACGGCGTTGCCGTGTCATACGGCGAAGATGCTCCCCGGCCTCGCCTTTCCCAACGTGCGCGAGCTGGGCGTGCGCGAGATCTGGTACGAATCGGAAGGCTTCAACCGCTACCGCGGCGACGGCTGGATGAAGGACACGTGCCGCACCTGCCCGGACAAGGAAAAGGATCTCGGCGGTTGTCGCTGCCAGGCCTTCATGCTGGCGGGCGATCCGGCCGCAGCCGATCCGGTGTGCGACAAGTCGCCCGCCCACGGGGTGGTCGTCGAGGCCCTGGCCCGCGCCGAGTCGGGCGCCGGCCGGAGCGCACCGCTGGTGTTCCGCGATCCGGCCGCGTCGCGCCGCCTCGCCGCAGGCGGGGGGTGA
- a CDS encoding glutathione S-transferase C-terminal domain-containing protein — protein sequence MLVNGKWAEKWHPVQQSDADGRFIRQHSGFRDRIGPDSAKGFAAEAGRYQLYVAYICPWASRTLIALRLEGLENAIDVCAVDPRLGDQGWAFTGRDGSDFDGVNGAHYMHELYTLADPTHTGRATVPVLWDKKTRTIVNNESSDIVRIFNDDFGALATGDIDLRPAGLEAEIDAVNERLYTQFNNGVYRAGFAGTQKAYEEAVADVFATLNWMESRLARADWLVGDRLTETDIRAFVTLVRFDLAYYSLFKCNLRPLSAYPAVRAYLVRLLAIPAFAASVRAEHIKAGYYSIAALNPSGIVPVGPELDYLEPLRAARGDSVGRTAA from the coding sequence ATGCTTGTGAACGGCAAATGGGCGGAAAAATGGCATCCCGTGCAACAGAGCGACGCCGACGGGCGCTTCATCCGCCAGCATTCGGGCTTCCGTGACCGGATCGGCCCGGACAGCGCGAAGGGCTTCGCCGCCGAAGCCGGCCGCTATCAGCTCTACGTCGCCTACATCTGCCCGTGGGCTTCGCGGACGCTGATCGCGCTGCGCCTGGAGGGCCTCGAGAACGCGATCGACGTGTGCGCGGTCGACCCGCGACTGGGCGACCAGGGCTGGGCCTTCACGGGTCGCGACGGCAGCGACTTCGACGGCGTGAATGGCGCGCACTACATGCACGAGCTCTACACGCTGGCCGACCCGACGCACACCGGCCGCGCGACGGTGCCGGTGCTGTGGGACAAGAAGACGCGCACGATCGTGAACAACGAGTCTTCGGACATCGTCCGTATCTTCAACGACGACTTCGGGGCTTTGGCGACTGGAGACATCGACCTACGCCCGGCCGGGCTGGAGGCGGAGATCGATGCGGTGAACGAGCGCTTGTACACGCAATTCAACAATGGCGTGTATCGGGCCGGTTTCGCGGGCACGCAGAAGGCCTACGAGGAAGCAGTTGCGGACGTGTTCGCGACGCTGAACTGGATGGAAAGCCGCCTCGCACGGGCGGACTGGCTGGTGGGCGACCGGCTCACCGAAACCGACATCCGCGCCTTCGTCACGCTGGTGCGCTTCGATCTCGCGTATTACAGCCTGTTCAAGTGCAACCTCCGCCCGCTCTCGGCCTACCCGGCGGTGCGTGCCTACCTCGTGCGCCTGCTCGCGATCCCCGCCTTCGCTGCGAGCGTCCGCGCCGAGCACATCAAGGCGGGGTACTACTCCATCGCCGCGCTGAATCCCTCAGGCATCGTCCCCGTCGGCCCCGAACTCGACTACCTGGAACCGCTGCGCGCCGCCCGTGGCGACAGCGTCGGCCGGACCGCGGCTTGA
- a CDS encoding DoxX family protein has translation MSNGIVNRLLATKAGWGPLALRIPVGIIFAAHGAQKLFGWFGGYGLQGTGQWMDSIGLAPGQLMALLAGGAEFFGGLALIVGLLVRPASAVLAFAMLVAIFSVHAANGLFMKNNGYEFGLALLAVSISLAFSGAGRASLDAVLAPSDEKR, from the coding sequence ATGAGCAACGGAATCGTCAATCGCCTTCTTGCCACCAAAGCCGGCTGGGGGCCCCTCGCGCTGCGCATTCCGGTCGGCATCATCTTCGCAGCACATGGCGCGCAGAAACTCTTCGGCTGGTTCGGCGGCTACGGCCTGCAGGGCACGGGGCAGTGGATGGATTCGATTGGCCTGGCGCCGGGGCAGCTGATGGCCCTGCTGGCGGGCGGCGCGGAATTCTTCGGCGGCCTCGCCCTGATCGTCGGCCTGCTCGTGCGTCCCGCGTCGGCAGTGCTGGCCTTCGCGATGCTGGTCGCGATCTTCAGCGTGCATGCGGCCAACGGACTGTTCATGAAGAACAACGGCTACGAATTCGGTCTGGCGCTGCTCGCCGTCTCGATCTCGCTCGCGTTCAGCGGCGCCGGCCGGGCATCCCTCGACGCGGTGCTGGCGCCGTCGGACGAAAAGCGCTGA
- the ypfH gene encoding esterase — protein sequence MTDDTIHVQQPAAARRLVLLLHGVGATPQNLLPLAEAIAHADPAAWVVSVRSPDPCDFGIGWQWFPVRGVTEENRLERVAAAIPQFIDTVRDWQRQSGVGPDATTLVGFSQGAIMALESTQIADRLAAQVIAIAGRFAQPPRICPAATAVHLIHGNDDSVIDPRYSIAAADRLASMGAEVTLNQLASVGHTIDERVIERVCAQLRHA from the coding sequence ATGACCGACGACACCATCCACGTCCAGCAACCGGCCGCCGCAAGGCGGCTGGTGCTGCTCCTCCATGGCGTCGGTGCGACGCCGCAGAACCTCCTGCCGCTCGCCGAGGCGATTGCGCACGCTGACCCCGCCGCGTGGGTCGTCAGCGTACGATCACCCGATCCCTGCGATTTCGGCATCGGCTGGCAGTGGTTCCCGGTGCGCGGCGTCACCGAAGAAAACCGCCTCGAACGCGTCGCCGCGGCGATTCCGCAATTCATCGACACCGTGCGGGACTGGCAGCGGCAGTCCGGCGTCGGGCCGGATGCGACCACGCTGGTCGGCTTCTCGCAGGGCGCGATCATGGCCCTCGAATCCACCCAGATCGCCGACCGGCTCGCCGCGCAGGTGATCGCCATCGCCGGACGTTTCGCGCAGCCGCCCAGAATTTGCCCCGCGGCGACGGCAGTCCATCTGATCCATGGCAACGACGACTCGGTGATCGACCCGCGCTACAGCATCGCCGCGGCGGACCGCCTCGCGTCGATGGGTGCCGAAGTCACGCTGAATCAGTTGGCGAGTGTGGGGCACACGATCGACGAGCGCGTCATCGAACGGGTGTGCGCACAACTGCGCCACGCCTGA
- a CDS encoding cache domain-containing protein produces MKSTLSQIAACIIFSGAAITTTPIAAADSIAATEAADSAAAKALLDRAAARYRTDGEAALAAFSRAGEFLSGDLYVYVLGLDGVMKASGGPSITLIGRNISDLKDPEGKPFIAEMLEGAKANGSGTVKYRWLNRQHGKAEQKVVYYQTVGDSIIAVGYYVPFASAEQAKALLWRAVHEINQDQQAAIRRFNDLNGGFVQDDLYVFVIGVDDMNTYAHGAQPRLIGKYSKDLRDPAGKLFVQEMMRRTKDADVAAVDYLWRNPVTQKTAKKTSYVKRVGRYLVGVGAYSIE; encoded by the coding sequence ATGAAATCGACATTGTCACAAATCGCCGCCTGCATCATTTTTTCAGGCGCGGCGATCACCACCACGCCAATCGCCGCCGCGGATTCGATCGCCGCCACAGAAGCCGCCGACAGCGCCGCGGCCAAGGCGCTTCTCGATCGGGCCGCGGCGCGTTACCGGACGGACGGTGAGGCCGCATTGGCGGCATTCAGTCGTGCCGGCGAATTCCTTAGCGGGGATCTGTACGTCTATGTTCTCGGCCTGGACGGCGTCATGAAGGCGAGCGGGGGGCCGTCGATTACCTTGATCGGCAGGAACATCAGCGATCTGAAGGACCCCGAAGGCAAGCCATTTATCGCCGAAATGCTGGAAGGCGCGAAAGCGAACGGATCGGGTACCGTGAAATACCGCTGGCTCAACCGCCAGCATGGCAAGGCGGAGCAGAAGGTCGTCTATTACCAGACCGTGGGCGACAGCATCATTGCCGTCGGCTACTACGTTCCGTTCGCGTCGGCGGAACAGGCCAAGGCGCTGCTGTGGCGCGCCGTCCATGAAATCAACCAGGACCAGCAGGCTGCAATACGCCGATTCAACGATCTCAACGGCGGCTTCGTCCAGGACGATCTCTACGTCTTCGTCATCGGTGTGGACGATATGAACACTTACGCACATGGGGCACAGCCGCGGCTGATCGGGAAATATTCCAAAGACCTGCGCGATCCAGCCGGGAAACTGTTCGTCCAGGAAATGATGCGCCGGACCAAGGACGCGGATGTCGCAGCGGTTGACTACCTCTGGCGGAATCCCGTCACCCAAAAGACGGCGAAGAAGACGTCCTACGTCAAACGGGTGGGACGCTATCTCGTCGGTGTCGGCGCCTACTCGATAGAGTGA
- a CDS encoding NYN domain-containing protein: MKHDLPSFAVLIDADNVRLDTISLILEEITRHARVTVRRVYGDFTSQNLAAWKIKLAEHAIHPIQQYRNTIGKNASDSALIIDAMDLLHSRRFEGFCLVSSDSDFTRLATRIREDGLVVYGFGEKKAPKAFVNACDRYIYVENLVEAPLPEQGAIGVGEAPPKGSIDEREVVVIAAEVGDSPPPLEPIVDVPIAAETPPQTFRPPALAASLLLRAYTNVADEQGWAMLSQMSTYIHVNHPDFDPRTCGCAKFIDLEALKATGAFEMRGSGAARYFRVKGQASRGGQ, from the coding sequence ATGAAGCATGACCTTCCATCTTTCGCGGTCCTGATCGACGCCGACAATGTCCGGCTGGACACCATCTCACTGATTCTGGAAGAAATCACGCGGCATGCACGGGTGACCGTCCGCCGCGTCTACGGCGATTTCACCAGCCAGAACCTCGCCGCGTGGAAGATCAAGCTTGCCGAGCATGCGATTCATCCGATCCAGCAATACCGCAATACCATAGGCAAGAACGCCAGCGACAGCGCGTTGATCATCGACGCGATGGATCTTCTCCATTCGCGACGCTTCGAGGGTTTCTGCCTCGTTAGCAGCGACAGCGACTTTACCCGCCTCGCGACCCGCATTCGCGAGGATGGCCTTGTCGTGTACGGCTTCGGCGAAAAGAAGGCGCCGAAGGCCTTCGTCAACGCCTGCGATCGTTACATCTACGTCGAAAACCTCGTGGAGGCCCCCCTTCCGGAACAGGGAGCAATTGGTGTCGGCGAGGCGCCTCCCAAGGGGAGTATCGACGAAAGGGAAGTCGTGGTCATTGCCGCAGAGGTGGGCGATTCTCCGCCGCCGCTCGAACCGATCGTTGACGTGCCGATAGCGGCCGAGACGCCGCCCCAAACCTTTAGACCGCCAGCGCTGGCGGCAAGCCTTCTGCTCCGGGCATATACCAATGTGGCCGACGAGCAGGGTTGGGCGATGCTCAGCCAGATGTCGACCTACATCCACGTCAACCACCCGGATTTCGATCCGCGTACCTGCGGTTGCGCGAAATTCATCGACCTGGAGGCATTGAAGGCGACGGGGGCTTTTGAAATGCGGGGAAGTGGTGCTGCGCGGTATTTTCGAGTGAAAGGTCAGGCGAGCCGGGGAGGTCAGTGA
- a CDS encoding type II toxin-antitoxin system RelB/DinJ family antitoxin: MSHSTMLHVRVDNEIKTQASEALAAMGLSVSDAVRILLKRVVNEQAFPLELKVPNARTREAMEEARAMVKARAARFDTADTMIDDLETARQQ; this comes from the coding sequence ATGTCACATTCCACAATGCTGCACGTTCGGGTGGACAACGAAATCAAGACGCAGGCCAGTGAGGCGCTGGCCGCCATGGGCCTGTCCGTGTCGGATGCGGTGCGCATCCTGCTCAAGCGCGTGGTCAACGAGCAGGCTTTCCCGCTAGAACTCAAGGTTCCGAACGCAAGAACCCGTGAAGCGATGGAAGAAGCTCGTGCGATGGTAAAGGCCCGCGCGGCGCGTTTTGACACTGCCGACACCATGATTGATGACCTCGAAACGGCCCGCCAGCAGTAA
- a CDS encoding type II toxin-antitoxin system YafQ family toxin: MTSKRPASSKRAKPPKACDYTKSFLKDWHRLSRSGRYDLKRLKEVMLLLIANEEPLGPEWLDHALKGDWSDHRECHVGGDFLLIYRMDGNVIIFVRAGTHSELFEE; encoded by the coding sequence ATGACCTCGAAACGGCCCGCCAGCAGTAAGCGAGCCAAGCCGCCCAAGGCGTGCGACTACACCAAATCCTTCCTCAAGGACTGGCATCGCCTTTCCCGCTCTGGTCGTTACGACCTCAAGCGTCTGAAAGAGGTGATGTTGCTACTCATCGCTAATGAGGAACCGCTGGGACCCGAATGGCTCGATCATGCGCTGAAGGGGGACTGGTCCGATCACCGGGAATGCCACGTCGGCGGGGACTTCCTGCTGATCTACCGGATGGATGGCAATGTCATCATTTTCGTGCGGGCAGGCACACATTCCGAACTTTTCGAAGAGTGA